The Acidobacteriota bacterium genomic sequence TTCCCCGGGGGCGGCGGGGAGGTCGAAGCGGCGGCGCGTGACCAGGAGCAGCGAGCCGCTCCGCCGCAGCTTCCGGTAACCCAGCAGGTGGAAGATCTGCAGCGGAAACCAGCGGGCGATCCGCACGTCGACCACGAGCGTGTCGTCCCGCTCGGGATGGCGGCGGACGCCGGGAAGCCAGTGGGCCGCCTCACCCGCACGAAGCCGGCGCAGCAGTCGTGACAACCCGAGCCAGAAGCCGCTGACCGGGCGGGCGATGAAGAAACCGTCGCTCCCCTGCCCCTGGTACAGCGGCAGCAGAACGAGTCCCGACACGGGTGCGCGCACCGGTCCGCGGAGATCGTCCGCGACCGCCTGGCCCCGGACCACCGGCGTGAAGCTGGCGAATCCGGGCCGCATGCGGAAACCGTCCTCCGGCCGGACCCGGTGCCGGTAGACCACCTCGAGCGTGCGCGGCCGCCCGCGGCGGCAAGCCGCGAGTCGCTGGCGGGCCCGGCGCACCTCGGGCGGTTCCGGGGCCGGCAGCAACCCCGCCGCGGCCGAGGCCGTCCAAAGGCAGGCCTCGTGCACTTCGACCGCCGCCGGATCGGCGTGCTGGCCCGCCTCGATCCCCAGCGTGATGCAGCCGAGGTTGTTCATGTACTCGAGCAGGGCGCCGTCGATCTGCTCCTCGAGGCCGAGGATGGCCGGGAGAGGAAACGCGCGGGCGAACGACCGGTTGCGGAGAGTGTCGCCCACGGTGACGAACGGGGCTCCTTCCGCGGAGCTGGTGTGCAGGTCGAGAAAGTGAGTCCCCTGCGGCCTCGAGTCGATCTCGGCCTCGATCTCGTCCAGCAGCTCGAGGAGCTCCCGCTCTTCCGAGCACTCCGGCCGTCTCGTGGCGCGCAGCCTCTCGACGAGGGGTGGAAGCCAGATGCGGTTCAGGTCGCGGTCGACGAAACGGCGCCCCATCGCCAGCGCCGCCCGGTTGCCCGCCAGGGCGACGAAGCGGCCGTCGAGCCGCGTCCCGGAGGCGTCGAGAGCGGCGAGAAAGCGCCGCACGGCCAGGACACCCGCCGGTTCGTTGCCGTGGATCCCGGCGACGGCGATGAGGAGCGGCCGGGCGCCCTGCGGGCCGCGCCGGCCGAGAACCCGCGGCGTCGCAGCCGTTCGGGCTTGCGGTTCCGCGCTCAACCGTTCCCCCCGCGGGCTCCCGCCCGCACCAAGCGGCGCCGCGCACGGACTCCCCTGCGGGCCC encodes the following:
- a CDS encoding aspartoacylase, which translates into the protein MREMAGSGPQGSPCAAPLGAGGSPRGERLSAEPQARTAATPRVLGRRGPQGARPLLIAVAGIHGNEPAGVLAVRRFLAALDASGTRLDGRFVALAGNRAALAMGRRFVDRDLNRIWLPPLVERLRATRRPECSEERELLELLDEIEAEIDSRPQGTHFLDLHTSSAEGAPFVTVGDTLRNRSFARAFPLPAILGLEEQIDGALLEYMNNLGCITLGIEAGQHADPAAVEVHEACLWTASAAAGLLPAPEPPEVRRARQRLAACRRGRPRTLEVVYRHRVRPEDGFRMRPGFASFTPVVRGQAVADDLRGPVRAPVSGLVLLPLYQGQGSDGFFIARPVSGFWLGLSRLLRRLRAGEAAHWLPGVRRHPERDDTLVVDVRIARWFPLQIFHLLGYRKLRRSGSLLLVTRRRFDLPAAPGERG